One Pantoea trifolii genomic region harbors:
- a CDS encoding alpha/beta fold hydrolase, with amino-acid sequence MPASVIKHAPGWTQPFNALDGFSHHYATVDGVRLHYVSGGNANGDSLLLLAGFPQSWFAWRQVMALLSDRYFIIAPDLPGQGDSDKPLSGYDTTSLAQKVQGLMQQLGHTSYYLAAHDVGAWVAWPYATLFSDQVKKLALLDAGIPGVTLPESLPATPDKAWKTWHFAFHLLPDLPEALIEGREAIYLEWFLKRKAASPMVFGDEDMAEYTRLLQQKGAIRAGMATYREVTISAAQNRTLLRERGKLALPLLAISADQGSIPDMALPLHDFAADVTGIKIAHCGHFIPDEQPQALADALHEFFN; translated from the coding sequence ATGCCAGCATCAGTTATCAAGCACGCGCCGGGCTGGACGCAGCCATTCAACGCGTTAGACGGATTTTCCCATCATTACGCCACCGTTGACGGCGTGCGTTTGCATTACGTCAGCGGCGGCAATGCCAACGGGGATTCATTACTTTTACTGGCAGGATTTCCACAAAGCTGGTTTGCCTGGCGGCAGGTGATGGCGCTGCTGAGCGATCGCTATTTCATTATCGCGCCAGATTTACCCGGCCAGGGCGACTCGGACAAACCGCTCAGCGGCTACGACACCACATCGCTGGCGCAGAAAGTGCAGGGCTTGATGCAGCAGTTAGGGCATACAAGCTATTACCTCGCTGCGCATGATGTCGGCGCGTGGGTTGCCTGGCCGTATGCCACGTTGTTTAGCGATCAGGTGAAAAAGCTGGCGCTGCTCGATGCCGGAATTCCTGGTGTCACTTTGCCAGAATCGCTGCCCGCCACGCCGGATAAAGCGTGGAAAACCTGGCATTTCGCGTTTCATCTCTTACCGGATTTGCCGGAAGCATTAATAGAAGGGCGCGAAGCAATCTACCTCGAGTGGTTCCTGAAACGCAAAGCGGCCAGCCCGATGGTGTTTGGCGATGAAGACATGGCGGAATATACCCGTTTGTTACAGCAGAAGGGCGCAATACGCGCCGGAATGGCCACTTATCGTGAAGTGACGATTTCGGCGGCGCAAAACCGAACGTTGCTTCGTGAACGCGGTAAATTAGCCTTGCCGTTACTGGCGATCAGCGCCGATCAGGGTTCGATTCCGGATATGGCGTTGCCGTTGCACGATTTCGCGGCGGATGTGACGGGAATTAAAATAGCGCACTGCGGTCACTTCATCCCGGATGAGCAACCGCAGGCGCTGGCCGATGCGCTGCACGAGTTTTTTAATTAA
- a CDS encoding DMT family transporter: MRTSDLLRLLILAAIWGASFLFMRIAVPALGAVNTAFLRVFCGMLGLLIIMAVMRIPRRFNGKLGWAMLLGVINSAIPFLMYCLAARVLPAGYSAILNATTPLMGVIIGAAFFDEKLTVNKVIGMIAGFSGIIVISTTGEAHLSSTLIGGILACLIATACYGFAGFLTKRWIGARGGLDATKVAFGSQLGASVFLLPIFAFSAPQTSAASWQIPEVWASILAIGFICTALAYIIYFRLLADIGPLRTLTVTFMIPPFGILWGWLVLGEEINQGFISGSLLIVCAVWLVTSNGFGKRAAVNNSASK, encoded by the coding sequence ATGCGAACATCGGATCTGTTGCGGCTGTTAATTTTAGCGGCGATTTGGGGTGCCAGTTTTCTGTTTATGCGCATTGCGGTTCCGGCGCTGGGCGCGGTGAATACCGCATTTTTACGCGTATTCTGCGGCATGTTGGGTTTACTGATCATCATGGCGGTGATGCGCATTCCGCGCCGCTTTAACGGCAAATTGGGCTGGGCGATGTTGCTGGGCGTTATCAACTCGGCGATTCCATTCCTGATGTACTGCCTCGCGGCACGCGTGTTGCCGGCGGGTTATTCGGCGATTCTCAACGCCACTACGCCGTTGATGGGTGTGATTATTGGCGCGGCCTTCTTCGACGAAAAGCTAACAGTTAATAAAGTTATCGGCATGATCGCCGGATTCAGTGGAATTATTGTCATCAGTACCACCGGAGAAGCGCATCTCAGCAGCACGTTAATTGGCGGAATATTAGCCTGTTTGATCGCTACCGCCTGTTATGGTTTTGCCGGTTTCCTGACCAAGCGCTGGATCGGTGCACGTGGCGGTCTTGATGCCACCAAAGTCGCCTTTGGTTCCCAACTTGGCGCGTCAGTCTTTCTGCTGCCGATCTTTGCTTTTAGCGCACCGCAAACGTCAGCGGCAAGTTGGCAAATTCCTGAAGTCTGGGCCAGCATTCTGGCGATTGGGTTTATCTGCACCGCGCTGGCTTACATCATCTACTTTCGCCTGCTCGCCGATATTGGTCCGCTGCGCACGCTGACCGTGACATTTATGATCCCGCCGTTTGGCATTTTATGGGGCTGGTTAGTGCTGGGTGAAGAGATCAATCAGGGCTTTATTAGCGGTTCGCTGCTGATTGTCTGCGCGGTATGGCTGGTCACCAGCAACGGCTTCGGCAAACGCGCCGCTGTAAACAACAGCGCCAGCAAATAG
- a CDS encoding AbrB/MazE/SpoVT family DNA-binding domain-containing protein yields MALTKLRQQGGAVVLTIPSDIATKAGWHVGIELDVTATDESINIKPVNRLARGRKTMDQLLAGIDQEEIRQFNEAVSDDLQDKPQGKEAI; encoded by the coding sequence ATGGCATTAACCAAACTGCGTCAGCAAGGCGGAGCCGTCGTGCTAACAATTCCCAGTGATATTGCGACCAAAGCCGGTTGGCATGTGGGCATTGAGCTGGATGTGACTGCAACTGACGAGTCAATCAACATCAAACCTGTTAACCGGCTCGCACGCGGCAGGAAAACAATGGACCAACTGTTAGCTGGCATTGATCAGGAAGAGATTCGCCAGTTTAATGAAGCCGTCAGCGACGACTTGCAGGATAAACCGCAGGGCAAGGAGGCTATCTAA
- a CDS encoding MurR/RpiR family transcriptional regulator yields MNRNSSKSRVDVLGERYRSRAPTLSSSLQAVARYIHDHREVVLDATAMEIADATHTSDATVVRAVQALGFAGLRDLKTTLTAWFGPAMNSEEKMSATVGELSCDINSGIDFVLSGHKRACDALSEPHNREAVAKAVTHLIDARQVALFGINASGILADYSARLFTRIGIPAVTLNRSGIALAEQLIGLQRGDVLIMMAQKSAHREGITALKEAKRLGMPVILLTNALDSAFAKQADVIINVPRGGENGRMPLHGTVLVCLEMLILSVASATSSRTVKTMKRIQDLNRSLKPSGKK; encoded by the coding sequence ATGAACAGAAATAGCAGTAAAAGTCGTGTGGATGTTCTGGGTGAACGCTATCGATCGCGCGCGCCGACATTATCATCCAGCCTGCAAGCGGTGGCGCGTTACATCCATGACCACCGCGAAGTGGTTTTGGATGCCACGGCGATGGAAATTGCCGACGCCACCCACACCTCGGATGCCACTGTAGTTCGTGCGGTGCAGGCATTAGGTTTTGCCGGTTTGCGCGATTTGAAAACCACGCTGACCGCCTGGTTTGGCCCGGCGATGAATTCTGAAGAGAAGATGAGCGCCACCGTGGGCGAACTCTCGTGTGATATCAATTCGGGCATCGATTTTGTGCTGAGCGGCCATAAACGCGCCTGCGATGCGTTATCTGAACCGCACAATCGGGAAGCGGTCGCCAAAGCGGTAACACATCTTATAGATGCGCGTCAGGTAGCGCTGTTTGGCATCAATGCTTCGGGGATTTTGGCGGATTACAGTGCGCGTTTGTTCACGCGTATTGGGATTCCGGCGGTGACGCTCAATCGCTCCGGTATTGCGCTGGCGGAACAGTTGATTGGGCTGCAGCGTGGTGATGTGCTGATTATGATGGCGCAGAAGTCGGCGCACCGTGAAGGCATCACCGCACTGAAAGAGGCGAAACGTCTTGGCATGCCGGTGATTTTGCTGACTAATGCGCTGGATTCAGCTTTCGCTAAACAGGCGGATGTGATTATCAACGTGCCGCGCGGCGGCGAGAATGGTCGCATGCCGCTGCACGGAACGGTGCTGGTGTGTCTGGAGATGCTGATTTTGTCGGTGGCTTCCGCGACCTCATCGCGTACGGTGAAAACCATGAAGCGTATTCAGGACCTCAATCGATCGCTGAAGCCATCCGGCAAAAAGTAA
- a CDS encoding amino acid ABC transporter permease, with the protein MSDFHDHTGDLKIVGKRYYGRWLSALVVLLCVVAMANSMINNPRFEWSVIAENFTGESILQGVLMTLQLTAISVVLGFAFGTVLALMRLSSNPVLVGVSWFYTWFFRGVPMLVQLFLWYNIAALYPTIALSIPGLGEIWSTQSNALVSPFSAAVIALVMHQSAYAAEIVRAGIQSVGNGQLEAARALGYRPSQIFRHTVLPQAMRAIMPPAGNEIIGQLKTTAVVSVISLQDVLFSAQIIYQRTYEVIPLLLVATLWYLLMTSVLSVGQFYVERYFGRGVTRREKRSLLKSLPGFSAAKAERSVSNG; encoded by the coding sequence ATGAGTGATTTTCACGACCACACCGGCGATTTGAAAATCGTCGGCAAACGTTACTACGGACGCTGGCTGAGTGCGCTGGTGGTGCTGTTGTGCGTGGTGGCGATGGCGAACTCGATGATTAACAATCCACGCTTCGAATGGAGCGTGATTGCGGAGAACTTTACCGGCGAATCGATCCTGCAAGGCGTATTAATGACGCTGCAGCTCACCGCAATCTCTGTGGTGCTGGGTTTTGCTTTTGGTACGGTGCTGGCCCTGATGCGCCTCTCCTCCAATCCGGTACTGGTGGGGGTGAGCTGGTTTTATACCTGGTTCTTCCGTGGTGTGCCGATGCTGGTGCAACTGTTCCTGTGGTACAACATCGCGGCGCTTTATCCCACCATCGCCTTGTCGATTCCGGGCCTCGGCGAAATCTGGAGCACGCAATCTAACGCGTTAGTCAGCCCATTCAGTGCGGCGGTGATCGCGCTGGTGATGCACCAATCCGCTTATGCCGCTGAAATTGTGCGTGCCGGTATCCAGAGCGTCGGCAACGGCCAACTGGAAGCCGCGCGTGCGCTTGGCTATCGCCCTTCACAGATTTTCCGTCACACCGTGCTACCGCAGGCGATGCGCGCCATCATGCCGCCAGCCGGCAACGAAATCATTGGTCAGCTGAAAACCACGGCGGTGGTGTCCGTGATCTCGCTGCAGGACGTACTGTTCTCGGCGCAGATTATTTACCAGCGCACCTATGAAGTGATTCCGCTGCTGCTGGTGGCAACCTTGTGGTATCTGCTGATGACCTCGGTGCTGTCAGTCGGTCAGTTCTATGTGGAACGCTATTTTGGGCGTGGCGTCACGCGCCGGGAAAAACGCAGTTTGCTGAAATCGCTGCCGGGTTTTTCAGCGGCGAAAGCAGAAAGGAGCGTCAGCAATGGGTGA
- a CDS encoding molybdopterin-dependent oxidoreductase translates to MTQKPVMHSAHWGAFHAQQQGDRLTIEPFKGDPDPSPLLQNFRTALNHPARVSRPMVRRGWLENGPGPDDRRGNDEYVAVSWDDAYALVTRELQRVGDTYGPEGIFGGSYGWSSAGRFHHAQSQVHRFLNTTLGGYVRSVNSYSSGSASVLLPHIVGDMNEIARRGVSWEEIAQHSEIVLAFGGLALKNSQVASGGLSEHTERGFMQQAAQRGTRFISVSPLKSDLPEEAQGEWLALRPGTDAAFILGVLSVLIAEQLTDEAFLARYTVGWPEMAAYIRGEEDGTPRDAAWAAEICGVSAEFIRDFARQLHGKRVLVTVAHALQRAENGEQPVWLGLVLAAALGQPGLPGGGYTYALGAIGHYGKHHNLVSFPALPQGKNGIDRLIPVARIADMLLNPGKQFDYNGRRLTYPHIRLAYWAGGNPFHHHQDLARLRQAFCQLDTLIVHEIAWTASARHADIVLPATMTLEREDIGGAPTDRHLFAMQPVSQPFGEAKDDYAIFTELARRLGREEAFTEGRDTRGWLQHHYAQLQQKLAAHQVEIPDFEKFWQQGVLELPQLKDGGRMINAFRADPEASPLPTPSGKIEIFSATIASFNYENCPGHPVWREPQQQPNADHPFWLIANQPATRLHSQLDFGDYSLSGKRDGREVCSLHPADAAALGINDGDIIELYNARGHVLASARLTESIMRGVVQLPTGAWYDPVDPTALRPLCRHGNPNVLTLDIGTSSLAQGCSGQITVVQVRKYRGEVTPVQAFNPPV, encoded by the coding sequence ATGACGCAAAAACCGGTAATGCACAGCGCCCATTGGGGCGCTTTTCATGCCCAGCAACAGGGCGATCGGCTCACCATCGAACCGTTTAAGGGCGATCCTGATCCCAGTCCGCTGCTGCAAAATTTCCGCACTGCATTAAACCATCCGGCGCGCGTTTCCCGTCCAATGGTGCGTCGTGGCTGGCTGGAGAACGGACCAGGCCCGGACGATCGTCGTGGCAACGATGAGTACGTCGCGGTGAGCTGGGATGACGCTTACGCGTTAGTAACGCGCGAACTGCAACGCGTCGGCGACACTTATGGCCCGGAAGGCATCTTCGGCGGCTCTTACGGATGGTCAAGCGCGGGGCGCTTCCACCACGCACAAAGTCAGGTGCATCGCTTCCTCAACACCACGCTCGGCGGCTACGTGCGCTCGGTTAACAGCTACAGCTCCGGCTCTGCGTCGGTGTTGCTGCCACATATCGTCGGCGACATGAATGAAATTGCCCGTCGCGGCGTCAGTTGGGAAGAGATCGCCCAGCACAGCGAAATCGTGCTGGCATTTGGCGGTTTAGCATTAAAAAACTCACAGGTCGCCAGCGGCGGCTTGAGCGAACACACCGAGCGCGGCTTTATGCAGCAGGCGGCGCAGCGTGGCACGCGCTTTATCTCGGTTAGCCCGCTGAAAAGCGATCTGCCTGAGGAAGCGCAGGGCGAATGGCTGGCGCTGCGACCGGGCACTGACGCGGCCTTCATCCTTGGCGTGTTATCGGTATTGATCGCAGAACAGCTGACCGACGAGGCTTTCCTCGCGCGCTACACCGTGGGCTGGCCAGAAATGGCGGCCTACATTCGTGGCGAAGAAGATGGCACGCCGCGCGATGCGGCGTGGGCAGCAGAAATTTGCGGCGTCAGCGCGGAGTTCATCAGGGATTTCGCCCGCCAGTTGCACGGCAAACGCGTGCTGGTGACGGTGGCGCATGCCTTGCAGCGCGCCGAAAACGGCGAACAACCGGTATGGCTGGGATTGGTGCTGGCGGCCGCGCTCGGTCAGCCGGGCTTGCCGGGCGGTGGCTACACCTATGCGCTTGGCGCGATAGGCCATTACGGCAAGCATCACAATCTGGTGAGTTTCCCGGCACTGCCGCAGGGCAAGAACGGCATCGATCGCCTGATTCCGGTAGCGCGTATCGCCGATATGCTGCTCAATCCCGGCAAACAATTTGACTACAATGGCCGCCGCTTAACCTATCCACACATCCGTCTGGCATATTGGGCGGGCGGCAATCCGTTCCACCATCATCAGGATCTCGCGCGCCTGCGTCAGGCTTTCTGCCAGCTGGATACGCTGATCGTCCATGAAATCGCCTGGACCGCCAGCGCGCGCCATGCCGATATCGTCTTGCCCGCCACCATGACGCTGGAGCGCGAAGACATTGGCGGCGCACCTACCGATCGCCATTTGTTTGCCATGCAGCCGGTGTCGCAGCCATTCGGCGAAGCCAAAGATGATTACGCGATTTTCACCGAGCTGGCACGCCGTTTAGGGCGGGAAGAAGCCTTCACCGAAGGACGCGATACGCGCGGCTGGTTGCAGCATCATTACGCTCAGCTGCAACAGAAGCTGGCGGCGCATCAGGTTGAGATCCCCGACTTCGAGAAGTTCTGGCAACAAGGCGTGCTGGAGCTGCCGCAGCTGAAAGATGGCGGCCGCATGATTAACGCGTTCCGCGCCGATCCAGAAGCGTCGCCGCTGCCGACGCCGAGTGGGAAAATCGAAATTTTCTCCGCCACCATCGCCAGCTTTAATTATGAAAACTGTCCCGGTCATCCGGTATGGCGCGAGCCGCAGCAGCAACCGAATGCCGATCATCCGTTCTGGCTGATTGCCAATCAGCCGGCGACGCGCTTGCACAGCCAGCTCGATTTTGGGGATTACAGCCTGAGCGGTAAACGCGATGGCCGCGAAGTGTGCAGTTTGCATCCGGCTGATGCGGCCGCGTTGGGTATTAACGATGGCGATATCATCGAGCTCTATAACGCGCGCGGCCACGTACTCGCCAGTGCGCGTTTGACCGAATCCATTATGCGCGGCGTGGTGCAGTTGCCGACCGGCGCCTGGTACGATCCGGTCGATCCCACCGCGCTGCGTCCGCTGTGTCGTCACGGCAATCCCAATGTGCTGACGCTGGATATCGGCACCTCGTCGCTGGCACAAGGCTGCAGCGGACAAATTACCGTGGTGCAAGTGCGTAAATATCGCGGCGAAGTGACGCCGGTACAGGCGTTTAATCCGCCAGTCTAA
- a CDS encoding amino acid ABC transporter ATP-binding protein produces the protein MGEAIALRKVTKRFSGVTILDEVNLDIPAGSVTVILGPSGSGKSTLLRCINHLEKLDGGTIRIGGEIIGYKQKGQALHELSSSEVARQRAEIGMVFQQFNLFPHRTVLQNIVDAPMRVKKQSRQQATSKALSLLKQVGLSGREEEWPQNLSGGQQQRVAIARALAMDPGVMLFDEPTSALDPELVGEVLQVIKQLAHSGITMVVVTHEIGFAREVADNIVFMESGKIVAAGPTQQVLDDPENGRVRNFIATVL, from the coding sequence ATGGGTGAGGCGATCGCATTACGTAAAGTCACCAAACGCTTCTCTGGCGTCACCATTCTGGATGAAGTGAACCTGGATATTCCTGCCGGTTCAGTCACGGTGATCCTTGGGCCATCCGGTTCCGGGAAATCCACGCTGCTGCGCTGCATTAACCATCTGGAAAAACTGGATGGCGGCACCATTCGCATCGGCGGCGAGATCATCGGCTACAAGCAGAAAGGCCAGGCGCTGCACGAGTTAAGCAGCAGTGAAGTTGCGCGTCAGCGTGCCGAAATCGGCATGGTGTTCCAGCAGTTCAACCTGTTCCCGCACCGCACCGTATTGCAGAACATTGTGGATGCGCCGATGCGCGTGAAGAAGCAGAGCCGTCAGCAGGCGACCAGCAAAGCGCTGTCGCTGCTGAAGCAAGTGGGTTTGTCAGGCCGCGAAGAAGAGTGGCCGCAGAATCTCTCCGGCGGACAGCAGCAGCGTGTGGCGATTGCCCGCGCGCTGGCGATGGATCCCGGCGTGATGCTGTTTGATGAACCGACGTCAGCGCTCGACCCCGAACTGGTTGGCGAAGTGCTGCAGGTGATTAAACAGCTGGCGCACTCTGGCATCACCATGGTGGTGGTCACCCACGAGATTGGTTTTGCGCGCGAGGTAGCCGACAACATTGTGTTTATGGAAAGCGGCAAAATCGTGGCGGCGGGGCCAACCCAGCAAGTGCTCGACGACCCGGAAAACGGGCGCGTAAGAAACTTTATTGCAACGGTGCTTTAG
- a CDS encoding ABC transporter substrate-binding protein: MKFAKGMTILALALSAHTAFAADESVPTDSSIHVQADPALKSLLPADVVKRGYIVAGTNPNTPPTTFYKEDNKTLAGREIDIMNAVGERLGIQVQWRDTGGFDNIIPGLKTGRYDVALSNINATPARAKIIDFVGYYDASRLGIIARKDANIAPFKELADVCGKEVGAGSGTTQVTRLEDASKACEAAGKKPIKVSVFPDRPAGVQAVVSGRVPMFLGPYEGLLWQVKVIKPLTMSGEITVHDAPVSVAFPKDSALEPAVQAALNSLIKDGSYNKILDNWGIGFGAVKEAKRNQEIFQ; encoded by the coding sequence GTGAAATTCGCCAAAGGCATGACAATTCTTGCGCTCGCGCTGAGTGCACACACCGCGTTCGCCGCCGATGAATCCGTCCCAACTGACAGCTCAATCCACGTGCAGGCCGATCCCGCGCTGAAAAGTTTGCTGCCGGCGGATGTGGTGAAACGTGGCTACATTGTTGCCGGAACCAACCCCAACACGCCGCCAACCACCTTCTATAAAGAAGACAACAAAACCTTGGCCGGTCGTGAAATCGATATCATGAATGCCGTGGGCGAACGCTTGGGAATCCAGGTTCAGTGGCGCGACACCGGCGGATTCGACAACATCATTCCTGGCCTGAAAACCGGTCGTTACGATGTGGCGCTCTCCAACATCAATGCCACGCCAGCGCGTGCCAAAATCATCGACTTCGTCGGTTACTACGATGCCAGCCGCCTCGGCATTATCGCGCGTAAAGATGCCAACATCGCACCATTCAAAGAACTGGCTGACGTATGCGGTAAAGAAGTGGGTGCCGGTTCCGGTACCACGCAGGTCACGCGCCTTGAAGACGCCAGCAAAGCCTGTGAAGCGGCCGGTAAAAAGCCAATCAAAGTTTCAGTATTCCCGGATCGTCCAGCTGGTGTGCAGGCGGTGGTAAGCGGTCGCGTGCCGATGTTCCTTGGCCCGTATGAAGGCTTGCTGTGGCAGGTGAAAGTGATCAAACCGCTGACCATGAGCGGCGAAATCACCGTACACGATGCGCCAGTCTCCGTTGCGTTCCCGAAAGATTCTGCGCTGGAGCCCGCCGTACAAGCCGCGCTGAACTCGCTGATCAAAGATGGCAGCTATAACAAGATCCTCGACAACTGGGGCATCGGCTTTGGCGCTGTTAAAGAAGCCAAACGCAATCAGGAAATCTTTCAATGA
- a CDS encoding TonB-dependent siderophore receptor — MRGKKRPIALFLAGMLTSPAFAAETTEKLADDESMIVTAEQELKQQPGVSTITAEDIKKNPPVNDLSDIIRKMPGVNLTGNGASGSRGNNRQIDIRGMGPENTLIMIDGVPVSSRNSVRYSWRGERDSRGDTNWVPAEMVERIEVIRGPAAARYGSGAAGGVVNIITKRPTNDWHGSLSLYTSQPENDKEGDTRRANFNLSGPLAGDALTMRLYGNINRTDADAFDINTAENGSYAAGREGVRNKDINTVLSWKITPLQIVDFSYGYSRQGNIYAGDTQNSNSNASTDGLVESLYGDETNRMYRQTYGIAHNGIWDWGTSKLNFNYEKTNNTRLQEGTAGRTEGMINSDTYATSRLESYRAGGEINFPLQLLVDQTVTLGAEWNRDELNDPASMLASNASGVNLPGSSGDPSQRSSKNSATISSLFFEDNIAATDTTEVIPGLRFDYHDQFGANWSPSLNVSQGLGDYFTLKAGIARVFKAPNLYQSTPGYLLSTRGNGCPIGLSQCYLLGNDDLDAETSVNKEIGLEFSNEGYVAGITWFRNDYKNKIVSGTEPVYSSTRPVYNVLRWENGGKAIVEGLEGNLTIPLIADTLEWRSNATYMFRSESKETGNPLSVIPEFTINSQLEWQATQDLSANINWTQYGRQKPRQNAETNIDTSNMTTQEISPYSVFGLNLNYDISKNLRANAGINNLFDKRIYRENSGASTYNEPGRAYYAGVTMSF, encoded by the coding sequence ATGCGTGGCAAAAAGCGTCCAATTGCGCTTTTTTTAGCGGGAATGCTAACGTCGCCAGCCTTTGCAGCTGAAACCACAGAAAAGCTGGCTGACGATGAATCAATGATCGTCACCGCCGAGCAGGAGCTCAAACAGCAACCGGGCGTGTCCACCATTACGGCTGAAGACATCAAGAAAAATCCCCCTGTTAACGATCTCTCCGACATCATCCGCAAAATGCCCGGCGTAAACCTCACCGGTAACGGTGCCAGCGGCAGCCGCGGCAATAATCGTCAAATTGATATCCGTGGCATGGGCCCGGAAAACACCTTGATAATGATCGACGGCGTGCCGGTTTCTTCACGTAACTCAGTGCGTTACAGCTGGCGCGGCGAGCGTGATTCACGTGGCGATACCAATTGGGTGCCAGCGGAAATGGTGGAGCGCATTGAAGTGATTCGTGGCCCAGCCGCTGCACGTTACGGTTCTGGCGCGGCAGGCGGCGTGGTGAATATCATTACCAAGCGTCCAACCAATGACTGGCACGGCTCGCTGTCGCTCTACACCAGCCAGCCGGAAAACGATAAAGAAGGCGATACGCGACGCGCTAACTTCAATCTCAGCGGCCCGCTGGCCGGTGATGCCTTGACCATGCGTCTGTACGGCAATATTAACCGTACCGATGCCGATGCGTTCGATATCAACACCGCCGAAAACGGTTCTTACGCGGCGGGCCGTGAAGGCGTGCGCAATAAAGACATCAATACCGTGCTGTCGTGGAAAATCACGCCGCTACAAATTGTCGACTTCTCTTACGGCTACAGCCGTCAGGGCAACATTTACGCCGGTGATACGCAAAACAGTAACAGCAACGCCAGCACCGACGGTTTAGTCGAATCGCTGTACGGCGATGAAACGAACCGCATGTATCGCCAAACCTACGGCATTGCGCACAACGGAATCTGGGATTGGGGAACCTCGAAGCTCAACTTCAACTACGAGAAAACCAATAACACGCGTCTGCAGGAAGGCACTGCTGGTCGTACCGAAGGGATGATCAACAGCGATACGTACGCTACCAGCCGTTTGGAAAGCTATCGCGCGGGCGGAGAGATCAACTTCCCGTTGCAGCTGCTGGTTGATCAAACCGTGACGCTGGGCGCGGAGTGGAACCGCGACGAGCTGAACGATCCGGCATCAATGCTGGCGTCCAACGCGAGCGGCGTCAATCTGCCAGGCAGCTCTGGCGATCCGTCGCAGCGCAGCAGTAAGAACAGCGCTACCATCAGTTCTCTGTTCTTCGAAGACAACATTGCTGCCACCGATACCACCGAAGTGATCCCAGGCCTGCGCTTTGATTATCACGATCAGTTTGGTGCCAACTGGAGCCCAAGCCTGAACGTTTCACAAGGGTTAGGCGACTACTTCACCCTGAAAGCCGGTATTGCGCGGGTGTTTAAAGCGCCGAACCTCTATCAGTCAACGCCGGGTTATCTGCTCTCGACGCGTGGCAACGGCTGCCCGATTGGTCTCAGCCAATGTTATCTGCTGGGTAACGACGATCTCGATGCCGAAACCAGCGTCAACAAAGAGATTGGTCTGGAATTCAGCAACGAAGGCTACGTCGCGGGCATCACCTGGTTCCGCAATGACTACAAAAACAAAATTGTGTCGGGCACCGAGCCGGTGTATTCCAGCACGCGCCCGGTTTATAACGTATTGCGCTGGGAAAACGGCGGAAAAGCAATTGTGGAAGGCCTGGAAGGTAATCTGACCATTCCTTTAATTGCCGATACGCTGGAATGGCGCTCCAACGCTACCTACATGTTCCGCTCCGAAAGTAAGGAGACCGGCAATCCGCTGTCCGTGATCCCGGAATTCACCATCAACTCGCAGCTGGAGTGGCAGGCGACGCAGGATCTCAGCGCCAACATCAACTGGACGCAGTATGGCCGCCAGAAACCGCGTCAAAATGCAGAGACCAATATCGATACCTCGAACATGACAACGCAGGAAATCAGCCCGTATTCGGTGTTTGGTCTGAACCTAAATTACGACATCAGCAAAAACCTGCGCGCCAATGCCGGTATCAACAACCTATTTGATAAACGCATTTACCGCGAGAATTCAGGTGCGTCGACCTATAACGAGCCGGGCCGAGCATATTATGCCGGTGTGACGATGTCGTTTTGA